The following proteins are encoded in a genomic region of Iodidimonas sp. SYSU 1G8:
- a CDS encoding alpha/beta fold hydrolase yields the protein MPYAKAGDLNLYYEMAGEGPRLLFISGTGGDLRNPLGPFQSPLARRFSLLSYDQRGLGQSDKPDVAYSMADYADDAARLLDAVGWDRCHVLGYSFGGMVAQELAIRHPDRLQRLVLCVSAPGGAGGASYPLHELAGLGPDDKARASIRLGDLRRTSEWEAAHATEMASFIDQAKAAENAFSHEPDWAMGRRRQLEARAGHDTFARLDQITAPTLICAGRYDGIAPVAAQEAMTRRIPGAELRVFDGGHLFVMQDRSAYPAITEWLTRP from the coding sequence ATGCCCTATGCCAAGGCGGGCGACCTGAACCTTTATTACGAGATGGCGGGCGAGGGGCCGCGCCTGCTGTTCATCAGCGGCACGGGCGGCGACCTGCGCAATCCCCTGGGGCCGTTCCAGTCGCCGCTCGCCAGGCGGTTCAGCTTGTTGTCCTACGACCAGCGCGGCCTCGGGCAGTCGGACAAGCCGGACGTCGCCTACAGCATGGCCGACTATGCCGACGACGCCGCGCGGCTGCTCGATGCTGTCGGCTGGGATCGCTGCCACGTGCTGGGCTATTCCTTCGGCGGCATGGTGGCGCAGGAATTGGCGATCCGGCACCCGGACCGACTGCAACGCCTCGTTCTGTGCGTCAGCGCGCCGGGCGGCGCGGGCGGCGCCTCCTATCCGCTGCACGAACTCGCCGGACTCGGCCCCGACGACAAGGCGCGCGCCTCGATAAGGCTTGGCGATCTGCGGCGGACGTCTGAATGGGAAGCCGCCCACGCGACCGAAATGGCGTCCTTCATCGACCAGGCCAAGGCCGCCGAGAATGCCTTCAGCCATGAGCCGGACTGGGCGATGGGACGGCGGCGCCAGCTTGAGGCGCGGGCGGGACACGACACGTTCGCGCGCTTGGACCAGATCACCGCGCCGACGCTGATCTGCGCCGGCCGGTACGATGGTATCGCCCCGGTCGCGGCGCAGGAAGCCATGACGCGGCGCATTCCCGGCGCCGAATTGCGCGTGTTCGACGGCGGGCACCTGTTCGTCATGCAGGACCGGTCGGCCTATCCCGCGATCACCGAATGGCTGACTCGGCCCTGA
- a CDS encoding SDR family NAD(P)-dependent oxidoreductase, translated as MKDLKDKVAVITGGNSGIGLGIARALAAEGTHLVLSGLHADKSERAARALAEEFGVRVLGVGSDAAKRDAVEALADLAFREFGRVDILVANAGVGFRGEMHKIDDNDWDWLMGLNVRGVYLACSVFVKRFLAQGTPSHIVITGSEQSVGMTPYGSMPVYAASKHAVLGFADAIRADYAANDVAVTLLCPGPVATDIWDIERDRPPEFGARGESNEESRKLIQELGMDPAIVGRMTVEGIKAGDFYVFTHDYIRGLVDGRYQEMSAALDKTEAFPK; from the coding sequence ATGAAGGATTTGAAGGACAAGGTCGCCGTCATTACCGGCGGCAATAGCGGCATCGGGCTGGGCATCGCCCGCGCGCTGGCGGCCGAGGGCACGCATCTCGTCCTCAGCGGGCTGCACGCCGATAAATCGGAGCGCGCCGCCAGGGCGCTGGCGGAGGAATTCGGTGTCCGCGTCCTCGGCGTCGGCAGCGATGCCGCCAAGCGGGACGCCGTCGAGGCGCTTGCCGATCTGGCATTCCGGGAATTCGGCCGCGTCGACATTCTCGTGGCCAATGCCGGTGTCGGTTTTCGCGGCGAGATGCACAAGATCGACGACAATGACTGGGACTGGCTCATGGGTCTCAATGTCAGGGGCGTCTATCTCGCCTGCTCGGTTTTCGTGAAGCGTTTCCTCGCCCAGGGTACGCCGTCGCATATCGTCATCACCGGCTCCGAACAGAGCGTGGGCATGACACCCTATGGCAGCATGCCGGTCTATGCCGCGTCCAAGCATGCCGTGCTGGGCTTCGCCGATGCCATCCGCGCCGACTACGCCGCGAACGACGTCGCGGTCACCCTGCTCTGCCCCGGCCCGGTCGCGACGGACATCTGGGATATCGAGCGCGACCGGCCGCCGGAATTTGGCGCGCGCGGCGAGTCCAACGAGGAGTCGCGCAAACTCATCCAGGAACTGGGCATGGACCCGGCCATCGTCGGGCGCATGACCGTCGAAGGGATCAAGGCCGGGGATTTCTACGTCTTCACCCACGACTACATTCGCGGTCTGGTCGATGGTCGCTACCAGGAAATGAGCGCGGCGCTCGACAAGACAGAGGCTTTTCCGAAATAG
- a CDS encoding DUF3096 domain-containing protein produces MVDTVYIQPLIALIAGIVILIAPKILNYVIAIYLILAGLIGLFPNLWN; encoded by the coding sequence ATGGTGGACACCGTCTACATCCAGCCGCTCATCGCGCTCATCGCCGGCATCGTCATCCTGATCGCGCCAAAGATTCTCAATTACGTTATCGCGATCTATCTGATTCTGGCGGGCCTCATCGGCCTGTTTCCCAATCTCTGGAATTGA
- a CDS encoding monovalent cation:proton antiporter-2 (CPA2) family protein yields MATESHGIDLLHVVALLGAGVVAVPIFRKLGLGSVLGYFAAGLAIGPFGLGLFSDTGTILHVAEFGIIMLLFIIGLEMQPSRLWTLRREIFGLGVAQVVVCGGLLTIAGIAAGLTPAIAFVAGMGFVLSSTAVVMQMLDERGETSTAQGQRAVSILLLEDLAIVPLLAIVAFIAPAAAGETQSRWISVGIGLGAIIGLIAAGRWLLNPLFRILASARAREVMTAAALLVVLGAALLMQLGGLSMAMGAFLAGVLLSESTFRHQLEADIEPFRGILLGLFFLAVGMSLNLTVIAQDWPTILIAVAAFIGIKGVGIYAVARLFGGGNREALERVTLFAQGGEFAFVLYSAAAANGIMDGRVNAIFTATVIISMALTPLTASLTRRLMPKPQPSLEGIEEADGLEGAVLIIGFGRFGQTASQPLLARGFDVSIIENSVSMIRAAERFGFKVYYGDGTRLDILHASGAATAEAILVCIDDKAAATRIAELIRWEFPMARLYVRAYDRGHALDLIQVGVDYQLRETFESALRFGEAVLEGLGVPQEDVADISEDVRRRDQERLELQIAGGPQAGTGLVRNNAPVPAPLTVPKRTGKVFGDVPAEEGGLADT; encoded by the coding sequence ATGGCCACAGAATCCCACGGTATCGACCTTTTGCACGTCGTCGCGCTGCTGGGTGCCGGGGTCGTCGCCGTGCCCATCTTCCGCAAGCTCGGGCTGGGCTCGGTCCTGGGCTATTTCGCGGCTGGCCTCGCCATCGGACCGTTCGGTCTCGGACTGTTCTCGGACACGGGCACGATCCTGCATGTAGCCGAGTTCGGCATCATCATGCTGCTGTTCATCATCGGACTGGAAATGCAGCCGTCCCGGCTGTGGACGCTGCGGCGGGAAATCTTTGGGCTCGGCGTCGCCCAGGTCGTCGTGTGCGGCGGACTGCTGACCATCGCGGGGATTGCGGCGGGGCTGACGCCGGCCATCGCCTTCGTCGCGGGCATGGGTTTCGTGCTGTCGTCCACGGCGGTGGTCATGCAGATGCTCGACGAGCGGGGCGAGACCTCGACCGCGCAGGGACAGCGCGCCGTGTCCATCCTGCTGCTCGAGGATCTGGCGATCGTGCCGCTGCTCGCCATCGTCGCCTTCATCGCGCCCGCGGCGGCCGGCGAAACCCAGTCACGCTGGATCTCCGTCGGGATTGGGCTCGGCGCCATCATCGGCCTGATCGCGGCCGGGCGATGGCTGCTGAACCCGCTGTTCCGTATCCTGGCCTCGGCACGGGCGCGCGAGGTGATGACGGCGGCGGCGTTGCTGGTGGTCCTCGGCGCGGCGCTGCTGATGCAGCTCGGCGGCCTGTCCATGGCCATGGGCGCCTTCCTCGCCGGGGTGCTGCTGTCGGAATCCACGTTCCGGCATCAACTGGAGGCGGATATCGAGCCGTTCCGCGGCATCCTGCTCGGTCTGTTCTTTCTTGCCGTCGGCATGTCGCTCAACCTGACCGTCATCGCGCAGGACTGGCCGACCATCCTGATCGCGGTCGCCGCCTTCATTGGCATCAAGGGCGTCGGTATCTACGCGGTCGCCCGTCTCTTCGGGGGCGGCAATCGGGAAGCGCTGGAACGGGTGACCCTGTTCGCCCAAGGCGGCGAGTTCGCGTTCGTCCTCTATTCCGCCGCCGCGGCGAACGGAATCATGGATGGCCGCGTCAATGCGATCTTCACCGCGACCGTTATCATCTCCATGGCGCTTACGCCCCTGACCGCCTCGCTGACCCGCCGCCTGATGCCCAAACCGCAACCGTCGCTGGAGGGGATCGAGGAGGCGGACGGGCTGGAAGGGGCCGTGCTCATCATCGGCTTCGGGCGCTTTGGCCAAACAGCGAGCCAGCCCTTGCTGGCGCGCGGCTTCGACGTCTCGATCATCGAGAACAGCGTGTCCATGATCCGGGCCGCGGAACGGTTCGGCTTCAAGGTCTATTATGGCGACGGCACCCGGCTCGATATCCTGCACGCCTCGGGCGCGGCGACGGCGGAGGCGATTCTCGTGTGCATCGACGACAAGGCCGCCGCGACCCGTATCGCCGAATTGATCCGGTGGGAGTTTCCCATGGCGCGGCTGTACGTGCGTGCCTATGACCGTGGCCACGCGCTGGATCTCATCCAGGTCGGTGTCGACTATCAGTTGCGCGAAACCTTCGAATCCGCCCTGCGGTTCGGCGAGGCAGTACTGGAAGGGCTGGGCGTGCCCCAGGAGGATGTGGCCGACATCAGCGAGGATGTCCGGCGGCGCGACCAGGAGCGTCTGGAACTGCAGATCGCGGGCGGTCCGCAAGCCGGGACAGGTCTGGTGCGCAACAACGCACCGGTGCCGGCACCACTGACGGTACCGAAGCGGACAGGCAAGGTGTTCGGCGACGTGCCGGCGGAGGAGGGTGGCCTGGCGGATACCTGA
- a CDS encoding helix-turn-helix transcriptional regulator, whose product MARLRAKKAELTRRQIECLEWVALGKSSSDIGSILGISPMTVDEHVKLACDRLGVRTRIQAAILYQDTAIREPASRRS is encoded by the coding sequence ATGGCGCGTCTGCGGGCGAAGAAGGCTGAACTGACGCGGCGACAGATCGAGTGTCTGGAATGGGTGGCACTGGGCAAGAGTTCGTCCGATATCGGATCGATACTCGGCATCTCGCCGATGACTGTGGATGAGCACGTCAAGCTGGCCTGCGACCGCCTGGGCGTAAGGACGCGTATCCAGGCGGCAATCCTCTATCAGGACACGGCCATTCGAGAACCGGCGTCGCGACGGTCATGA
- a CDS encoding lytic murein transglycosylase, which produces MRLLLTLLLPLAFISAASAQEAQPKWEDWLAGVRQEALSKGIKPGILDETLTGLQPLERIVKADQNQAEFVETLETYLAKRVSQLRIDNGRKAMAEHGELLRQVADRYGVQPEYIVAIWGMETNYGKFFPKEDAIQALATLAYDPRRSGYFRKQLFAAFEILNMGFISPAEMKSSWAGAMGQPQFMPDSYLESAQDFDGDGHRDIWNNYGDIFASIANYLKKFNWKGEEPWGQEVSLPEGFTAKLATVGTFDESDWRPMRIHSRALPLAEWDRLGVRDVSGAELMKSDRKATLVQPDGETGRAFLTHTNYRAILRYNPANYYAIAVSRLADLVKQ; this is translated from the coding sequence ATGCGCCTGTTGTTAACGCTGTTGCTGCCACTCGCCTTCATCTCTGCCGCCTCGGCCCAGGAAGCCCAGCCGAAATGGGAAGACTGGCTTGCGGGTGTCCGGCAGGAAGCGTTGTCGAAAGGGATCAAGCCGGGCATTCTCGATGAAACCCTGACCGGCCTGCAGCCACTGGAGCGCATCGTCAAGGCGGACCAAAATCAGGCCGAATTCGTCGAGACACTGGAGACCTACCTGGCCAAGCGGGTCAGCCAGCTCCGCATTGACAATGGCCGCAAGGCGATGGCGGAACATGGCGAATTGCTGCGTCAGGTCGCCGACCGGTATGGCGTGCAGCCTGAATATATTGTCGCGATCTGGGGCATGGAGACCAATTACGGCAAGTTTTTCCCCAAGGAGGACGCCATCCAGGCACTGGCGACGCTCGCCTATGACCCGCGGCGCAGCGGCTATTTCCGCAAGCAGCTATTCGCCGCGTTCGAGATCCTGAACATGGGCTTCATCTCTCCGGCGGAGATGAAATCCTCGTGGGCCGGCGCCATGGGCCAGCCGCAGTTCATGCCTGATTCCTACCTGGAATCGGCGCAGGATTTCGACGGCGACGGGCACCGCGACATCTGGAACAATTATGGAGACATCTTTGCCTCCATCGCCAATTATCTGAAGAAGTTCAACTGGAAGGGTGAAGAGCCCTGGGGCCAGGAGGTCAGCCTTCCTGAAGGATTCACCGCCAAGCTCGCGACCGTCGGCACCTTCGACGAAAGCGATTGGCGGCCCATGCGGATCCACTCGCGGGCCTTGCCGCTGGCCGAATGGGACCGTCTCGGTGTTCGTGACGTGAGCGGCGCCGAGCTGATGAAGAGCGACCGCAAGGCAACGCTTGTTCAACCTGATGGCGAAACCGGTCGCGCCTTTCTGACCCACACCAATTACCGCGCCATCCTGCGCTATAATCCCGCCAACTACTATGCCATCGCCGTCAGCCGGCTGGCCGATCTGGTAAAGCAATAA
- a CDS encoding septal ring lytic transglycosylase RlpA family protein, with protein MRLRGLLLIAACAALAACATKPPPRPSAPPPVAAPQPAPPKVAPPPWGEAPVPDGKGGIYKVGNPYKINGVLYVPREDPTYSETGIASWYGPQFHGERTANGEIFDMELVSAAHRTLPMPSMVRVTNLENGKSMVVRMNDRGPFARGRIIDMSSKAAELLGFRQAGTARVRVEYVGRAPLEDGAPQMVQVRQEAPKALKAEPKGIYVQAGAFGDPRNAERLKARLAAIGPTRVHTAIVNGANFYRVRIGPLPDVDSADIALSQVIGLGEVNALIVVDK; from the coding sequence ATGCGCCTTCGCGGGCTCCTTCTGATCGCCGCCTGCGCCGCGCTGGCGGCCTGCGCCACCAAGCCACCGCCGCGCCCAAGCGCTCCACCACCCGTGGCGGCGCCCCAGCCCGCGCCGCCCAAGGTCGCGCCGCCGCCGTGGGGCGAGGCGCCGGTACCGGACGGGAAGGGAGGCATCTACAAGGTCGGCAATCCGTACAAGATCAACGGTGTCCTGTATGTGCCCCGCGAGGATCCCACGTACTCCGAAACCGGGATCGCGTCCTGGTATGGGCCGCAGTTCCACGGCGAACGGACCGCCAATGGCGAAATTTTCGACATGGAACTGGTCAGCGCCGCGCACCGGACCCTGCCCATGCCGTCCATGGTACGGGTGACCAATCTGGAAAACGGCAAGTCCATGGTCGTGCGGATGAACGATCGCGGGCCTTTCGCGCGCGGCCGCATCATCGACATGTCGTCGAAGGCGGCCGAGCTGCTCGGCTTTCGCCAGGCGGGGACGGCGCGCGTGCGCGTCGAGTATGTCGGCCGAGCCCCACTCGAAGACGGTGCTCCTCAGATGGTCCAGGTACGACAGGAAGCGCCCAAGGCTCTCAAGGCCGAGCCGAAAGGCATCTATGTGCAGGCTGGCGCTTTCGGCGATCCGCGCAACGCCGAGCGCCTCAAGGCGCGGCTCGCCGCCATTGGGCCCACGCGCGTGCACACGGCGATCGTCAATGGCGCGAACTTCTACCGGGTGCGCATAGGACCTCTGCCCGATGTGGACTCGGCTGATATCGCCCTGTCGCAGGTGATCGGGCTCGGCGAAGTGAATGCGCTGATAGTTGTGGACAAGTAG
- a CDS encoding D-alanyl-D-alanine carboxypeptidase family protein yields the protein MPQLRSLPLLLVLLAAVPQAAQAAPPPFEIQAKQAIMIDATTGTVLLEKNPDEQMTPSSMTKMMTDYVIFEALKKGAMKMDEELPISERAWKMGGSQMFLEVGNRARVEDLIKGTIIVSANDACVVLAEGLAGTEENFARLMTEKSQALGMKNSSFMNSHGLSAEGHYSSARDLAILASHIINDFPEYYHYYSEKEFSYGKNLKTGEPIPQQNRNPVLGVVQGVDGLKTGYTEAGGYGVTVSGKRGDTRLIMVINGLPSVRARADESRALIEWGFRNFDTYTLVKAGKVIDEAPVWLGVKAKVPLTVSKDVTMTLSREAKMGAKARIKYTAPVVGGTAKGTEVGTLTLTLPGMNDITVPVVVAEDVEKVGTFGKVGSAIDYLLTGSSGAATDGAEKAAEDKKEK from the coding sequence ATGCCGCAGCTTCGCAGTTTGCCGCTTCTCCTCGTTCTACTCGCGGCCGTGCCGCAGGCCGCCCAGGCCGCGCCCCCGCCGTTCGAGATCCAGGCCAAGCAGGCGATCATGATCGATGCGACCACCGGCACCGTTCTGCTGGAGAAGAATCCGGACGAACAGATGACGCCGTCGTCGATGACCAAGATGATGACAGACTACGTGATCTTCGAGGCCCTGAAGAAGGGCGCCATGAAGATGGACGAGGAACTGCCCATCAGCGAACGCGCGTGGAAGATGGGTGGATCCCAGATGTTCCTCGAGGTTGGCAACAGGGCGAGGGTCGAGGATCTGATCAAGGGCACCATCATCGTCTCCGCCAACGATGCCTGCGTCGTCCTCGCCGAAGGTCTTGCCGGCACCGAGGAGAACTTTGCCCGCCTGATGACCGAGAAGTCGCAGGCTCTGGGCATGAAGAACTCCAGCTTCATGAACTCGCATGGGCTGTCGGCCGAGGGGCATTATTCGTCGGCGCGCGATCTCGCCATTCTGGCGAGCCACATCATCAACGATTTCCCTGAGTACTATCACTACTACTCCGAGAAGGAATTCTCCTACGGCAAGAACCTGAAGACCGGGGAGCCCATCCCGCAACAGAACCGCAATCCGGTGCTGGGCGTGGTGCAGGGCGTCGATGGCCTGAAGACCGGCTATACCGAAGCCGGCGGCTACGGCGTGACCGTGTCCGGTAAACGGGGCGACACGCGCCTGATCATGGTCATCAACGGCCTGCCCAGCGTGCGCGCCCGGGCCGACGAATCGCGCGCCCTGATCGAATGGGGTTTTCGTAATTTCGACACCTACACGCTGGTCAAGGCCGGCAAGGTGATCGACGAGGCACCGGTATGGCTGGGCGTGAAGGCCAAGGTGCCGCTGACCGTCTCCAAGGACGTTACCATGACCCTGAGCCGGGAAGCCAAGATGGGCGCCAAGGCCCGCATCAAATACACCGCGCCCGTCGTCGGCGGTACCGCCAAAGGCACGGAAGTCGGCACGCTGACCCTGACCCTGCCGGGCATGAACGACATCACCGTCCCGGTGGTGGTGGCCGAGGATGTCGAAAAGGTCGGGACGTTCGGCAAGGTGGGTTCGGCGATCGATTACCTGCTGACCGGCTCCTCGGGCGCCGCGACCGATGGCGCGGAGAAGGCCGCCGAGGACAAGAAAGAGAAGTGA
- the tmk gene encoding dTMP kinase, with amino-acid sequence MPISGPGRFITIEGGEGAGKSTQLGLLAARLKLEVKNAGVVETREPNGPIRNLLVQGDRSWTPMAEALLHFAARAEHLEETVRPSLAEGLWVLCDRFADSTMAYQGYAQELGRDRVEALYEMVVGELKPDLTLILDIPVAIGLDRAMRRDITETRYERMGRAFHETLRTAFHDIAAREPERCVVIDANGPVETVHEAIWAAVKDRLNVE; translated from the coding sequence ATGCCGATCTCCGGCCCCGGCAGGTTCATCACCATCGAGGGCGGCGAGGGGGCGGGCAAGTCGACCCAGCTCGGTCTGCTGGCTGCCCGTCTGAAGCTCGAGGTGAAGAACGCTGGCGTTGTCGAGACGCGCGAGCCGAACGGGCCGATCCGGAACCTGCTGGTCCAGGGCGACAGGAGCTGGACGCCCATGGCGGAAGCGCTGCTGCATTTCGCCGCCCGGGCGGAGCATCTCGAGGAAACGGTCAGGCCATCCCTTGCCGAAGGGCTATGGGTGCTCTGCGACCGCTTCGCGGATTCGACCATGGCCTATCAGGGCTATGCGCAGGAACTGGGGCGCGACAGAGTGGAAGCGCTTTACGAGATGGTCGTGGGCGAGTTGAAGCCTGATCTGACCCTGATCCTCGATATTCCGGTCGCCATCGGCCTTGACCGCGCGATGCGCCGGGACATCACTGAAACCCGCTATGAGCGCATGGGCCGGGCGTTTCACGAAACGCTTCGCACCGCTTTTCACGATATCGCCGCGCGCGAGCCCGAGCGGTGCGTGGTGATCGATGCCAACGGCCCGGTCGAGACCGTGCATGAGGCGATCTGGGCAGCGGTAAAAGACCGTCTGAACGTGGAGTGA
- a CDS encoding DNA polymerase III subunit delta', whose product MAEAARKPGDDERHPRLSSSLIGHDAAEAVLLAAYASRRLPHGWLMTGPRGIGKATLAYRFARFLLEHGDMPQDDGLFGAPPPPASLHTDPASRTFRLVGQGGHPGLAAVERAWDDKNKRLRGEIVVDDVRALHGFFGMTADAPWRIAIIDSADDMNRQAANALLKMLEEPPKRSILILLAHAPGRLLPTIRSRCQTLSLRPLAENQIARVIEENGVEMAPEDRDLIVALGEGSPGRTMALAESGGAELYRKAAALFEQLPRLDASGLHRLGDAVAGRQSIDDFRLLGDLLDGILKRLIAFQATGGDEEGAVPGEAALFARIGPRAGLDQWIEVWENTRHLFARAEAVNLDPKQVTLVVFSKYQAITA is encoded by the coding sequence ATGGCGGAAGCCGCGCGCAAGCCCGGCGATGACGAACGCCATCCCCGATTGTCGTCGTCACTGATCGGCCACGACGCGGCGGAGGCGGTCCTCTTGGCGGCCTATGCCAGCCGCAGGCTGCCACATGGCTGGCTGATGACCGGCCCGCGCGGGATCGGCAAGGCGACACTGGCCTATCGGTTCGCGCGTTTCCTGCTCGAGCATGGTGACATGCCTCAGGACGACGGGCTGTTTGGCGCGCCGCCGCCGCCCGCCAGTCTTCACACAGACCCCGCTTCACGCACGTTCCGCCTGGTGGGGCAGGGCGGCCATCCCGGACTGGCCGCGGTCGAGCGCGCATGGGACGACAAGAACAAGCGGCTGCGCGGCGAAATCGTCGTCGATGACGTCCGGGCGCTGCACGGATTTTTTGGCATGACGGCGGATGCGCCGTGGCGGATCGCGATCATCGACAGCGCCGACGACATGAACCGGCAGGCGGCGAATGCACTGCTGAAGATGCTGGAGGAACCGCCCAAACGGTCGATCCTGATCCTGCTGGCGCATGCGCCCGGACGTCTGCTGCCGACCATCCGGTCGCGCTGCCAGACCCTGAGCCTCCGGCCGCTCGCCGAAAACCAGATCGCCCGCGTGATCGAGGAAAATGGCGTCGAGATGGCGCCTGAGGACCGCGACCTGATCGTCGCCCTGGGCGAGGGCAGCCCGGGCCGTACCATGGCCCTCGCCGAAAGCGGCGGCGCCGAGCTCTACCGCAAGGCGGCGGCCCTGTTCGAGCAGCTCCCGAGACTCGATGCCTCCGGGCTGCACCGGCTGGGCGATGCCGTCGCCGGACGCCAGAGCATCGACGATTTCCGGCTTCTCGGCGACCTGCTCGATGGCATCCTCAAACGGTTGATCGCGTTTCAGGCGACAGGCGGGGACGAGGAGGGGGCGGTTCCCGGGGAAGCCGCCCTGTTTGCCCGGATCGGTCCCCGGGCCGGCCTTGATCAATGGATCGAGGTATGGGAGAACACCCGCCACCTGTTCGCCCGCGCCGAGGCCGTCAATCTCGACCCGAAACAGGTTACACTCGTCGTTTTCAGCAAGTACCAGGCCATCACGGCATGA
- the metG gene encoding methionine--tRNA ligase: MTKSAFYITTAISYVNGAPHLGHAYEAIATDVIARFKRLDGYDVLFLTGTDEHGEKVEQSAGRAGKRPIEFADENAGKFEAMCKLLEISNDDFIRTTQPRHYAAVEEMWNRMIAKGDIYLDKYAGWYSVSDEAFFPESELVKGEDGTFRTAEGKAVQWVEEPSYFFRLSAYEDRLLDLYEQNPGFILPDTRRNEIVSFVRGGLKDLSVSRTSFTWGIPVPGDDKHIVYVWLDALTNYITGAGFPSDGEKLARYWPADIHVIGKDIIRFHTVYWPAFLMSAELPLPKRVFAHGFLNLEGVKMSKSLGNVITPETLVSEFGLDQIRYFLAREVPFGKDGSFSREGIIHRINGDLANGIGNLAQRTLSMIFKNCDAALPRPGAFDAHDEALFTYIDTTAAHMRAAMEDQEIHNALSALWALVAEGDGYIARTEPWALKKNDPARMATVLYVVAETLRNIAILSQPVIPNAAARLLDMLGVPGDRRDFSWLGAAGRLAPAVPIAQPQGLFPRIVEEPAS; the protein is encoded by the coding sequence ATGACCAAATCCGCGTTCTACATCACCACCGCGATTTCCTATGTGAATGGCGCGCCGCATCTGGGGCATGCCTATGAGGCGATCGCCACCGACGTGATCGCGCGGTTCAAGCGCCTGGACGGCTACGACGTGCTGTTCCTGACCGGCACCGACGAGCATGGCGAGAAGGTCGAGCAGTCGGCCGGCCGCGCCGGCAAGCGGCCCATCGAGTTCGCCGACGAGAACGCCGGCAAGTTCGAGGCCATGTGCAAGCTGCTCGAGATCAGCAACGACGATTTCATCCGCACCACCCAGCCGCGCCACTATGCCGCGGTCGAGGAGATGTGGAACCGGATGATCGCCAAGGGCGACATCTACCTGGACAAATATGCCGGCTGGTACTCGGTCAGCGACGAAGCGTTTTTTCCCGAATCCGAACTGGTGAAGGGTGAGGATGGCACGTTCCGCACGGCGGAAGGCAAGGCCGTGCAATGGGTCGAGGAACCCAGTTATTTTTTCCGTCTATCGGCCTACGAGGACCGGCTGCTCGACCTGTACGAACAGAACCCCGGTTTCATCCTGCCGGACACGCGCCGCAACGAGATCGTCAGCTTCGTCAGGGGTGGCCTGAAGGATCTGTCGGTGTCGCGGACCAGCTTCACCTGGGGCATTCCGGTTCCAGGCGACGACAAGCATATCGTCTATGTCTGGCTCGACGCGCTGACCAACTACATCACCGGCGCGGGATTTCCCTCCGACGGCGAGAAACTCGCCCGCTACTGGCCGGCTGATATCCATGTGATCGGCAAGGACATTATCCGTTTCCATACAGTCTATTGGCCGGCGTTCCTGATGTCGGCCGAACTGCCGCTGCCCAAGCGTGTCTTCGCCCACGGCTTCCTCAACCTGGAAGGCGTGAAGATGTCCAAGTCACTGGGCAACGTCATCACGCCCGAGACCTTGGTCAGCGAGTTCGGCCTGGATCAGATCCGCTATTTCCTCGCCCGCGAGGTTCCGTTCGGCAAGGACGGCAGCTTCTCGCGCGAGGGGATCATCCACCGCATCAACGGCGATCTGGCCAACGGCATCGGCAATCTGGCGCAGCGCACCTTGAGCATGATCTTCAAGAACTGCGACGCCGCGCTGCCGCGCCCGGGCGCTTTCGATGCCCATGACGAGGCGCTGTTCACCTATATCGACACCACCGCGGCGCACATGCGCGCGGCGATGGAAGACCAGGAAATCCATAATGCGCTCAGCGCGTTGTGGGCGCTTGTTGCGGAAGGGGACGGGTATATCGCGCGCACCGAGCCGTGGGCGTTGAAGAAGAATGATCCAGCCCGCATGGCGACGGTGCTTTATGTGGTCGCCGAGACGCTGCGCAATATCGCCATCCTGAGCCAGCCGGTCATTCCGAATGCGGCGGCCAGGCTACTCGACATGCTCGGGGTCCCCGGCGACCGGCGCGACTTCAGCTGGCTGGGCGCGGCGGGACGGCTGGCGCCGGCTGTGCCGATCGCGCAGCCGCAGGGTCTGTTCCCCCGCATCGTCGAAGAACCGGCCTCCTGA